A genomic window from Euwallacea fornicatus isolate EFF26 chromosome 6, ASM4011564v1, whole genome shotgun sequence includes:
- the LOC136339802 gene encoding uncharacterized protein, producing the protein MTLRTSITSEKELQDEISDEKLSIISQFKKKWQLCVKIMELIFCALCIGFIIEPAKRADLARIHLSHFALIFPTFFAYFLTSFLFLITRVIGDKMPYRTGFIFSSVASFLFFVSGILLALDRTRDISDEFYYIPLPPNVSKFLAISTTITFFTSMLFGAEAYFSFRYKEDF; encoded by the exons ATGACCCTACGGACTAGTATAACATCGGAGAAAGAATTGCAGGATGAAATATCAGATGAAAAACTCAGTATAATATCGcaatttaagaaaaagtgGCAGTTGTGTGTCAAAATAATGGAATTG ATATTTTGTGCATTGTGCATCGGATTTATTATAGAACCAGCAAAAAGGGCTGATTTGGCACGGATTCATTTAAGTCACTTTGCTTTGATTTTTCCGACCTTTTTTGCGTATTTCCTCACAAGCTTTCTATTTCTCATAACGAGAGTAATTGGAGATAAAATGCCTTACAG GACAGGATTCATATTTTCTTCAGTAGCATCGTTCCTGTTTTTCGTCTCTGGGATTTTGTTAGCTCTTGATAGAACGAGGGATATAAGCGacgaattttattatatccCTTTGCCACctaatgtttcaaaatttttggctATATCAACTactataacattttttacttccaTGTTATTCGGAGCTGAGGcttatttcagttttagatATAAGGAGGATTTTTGA
- the LOC136339785 gene encoding zinc transporter foi-like codes for MSNHILSVCIFCFVCATHSPCASHAAIGHLEQHRHDGYKDPNIPIIEENHELSFREKRHSNHRPDSPPDANQSAQQHHHYKRNWVTKSMRENEGDNFFPGESDFLRRIFLKFGDGEKMTADGLGKLLKKLDLMQILSERLKMHGDEDFLHVDVRKEAREVDQNDTCFNKETIIALQQSTESQPLNHSTFSEICPLLVYSLLSETCSIKEKGEFEVSASQFSGVDAKIWMYSSLAVLLISVCGVGALVIIPLMQKRFYKPLIQFLVALAVGTLAGDALLHLLPHAMSESHSPTEDHDPHIENTWKGLVAMMGLTFFFVMERLIFVAGKWRKNKQKHKTDTHTHVQIYNDEGERRNSTQCMDKYNDSPFCYKDILPDRNSKTDLQLKHSRSLPFEKLDTHQPDGDTISTPCIEEKMLTRDHEDIRVIVREHATDHHGHSHKHGHVHSAPQNYSSVAWMVIMGDGLHNFTDGMAIGVAFASGIAGGFSTTVAVFCHELPHELGDFAMLLKAGMSIKQALFYNLLSSGLCILGNFVGLYLGNTESANQWVFAAAAGTFIYIALVDMIPELSSAHEDEENLIQYFLHLSGLLIGVGIMTLIALYEHDLKNLFHESE; via the exons ATGTCTAACCATATCCTCTCAGTGTGCATATTCTGCTTTGTTTGCGCTACACATTCGCCCTGTGCGTCTCACGCCGCAATAGGACATTTAGAGCAACATCGACATGATGGCTATAAGGATCCAAACATTCCgattattgaagaaaatcaCGAGTTGTCATTCAG GGAAAAGCGACATTCAAACCACCGACCAGACAGCCCTCCCGATGCCAACCAAAGCGCGCAACAACACCACCACTACAAACGGAATTGGGTAACGAAATCAATGAGAGAAAATGAGGGTGACAACTTTTTCCCCGGAGAATCCGACTTTTTGCGAcggatatttttgaaatttggagacGGAGAAAAAATGACTGCAGACGGACTTGGCAAGCTCCTGAAAAAGCTGGATTTAATGCAGATTTTGTCGGAAAGATTGAAAATGCACGGAGACGAGGATTTCTTGCATGTGGACGTTCGGAAGGAGGCCAGGGAGGTGGATCAAAATGATACC TGCTTTAACAAGGAGACAATCATAGCCCTACAACAATCTACCGAAAGTCAACCACTAAATCACAGCACTTTCTCCGAAATCTGTCCTCTTCTGGTCTACAGTCTTCTCTCTGAAACTTGctcaataaaagaaaaaggcGAATTTGAGGTGTCGGCATCACAGTTTTCGGGTGTGGATGCGAAAATATGGATGTATTCCAGTCTGGCTGTGCTACTTATCAGCGTTTGCGGAGTAGGAGCCTTGGTCATTATCCCGTTGATGCAGAAAAGGTTTTACAAACCCTTGATCCAGTTTTTGGTAGCTTTAGCTGTAG GTACTCTAGCCGGTGACGCCTTGCTTCACCTTCTTCCTCATGCCATGAGTGAAAGTCACAGCCCGACGGAAGACCACGATCCCCATATAGAAAACACGTGGAAAGGTTTGGTGGCCATGATGGGCCTGACCTTTTTCTTTGTTATGGAAAGACTGATTTTCGTTGCTGGGAAATGGaggaaaaataaacagaaacatAAGACTGATACA CACACTCATgtacaaatttacaatgacgAAGGTGAGAGACGGAATTCGACTCAGTGTATGGACAAATATAATGACTCTCCCTTCTGCTACAAAGATATTCTTCCCGATCGAA ATTCAAAAACTGACCTACAATTAAAACACTCTCGTTCACTACCGTTTGAGAAGCTAGACACTCACCAACCGGATGGAGACACCATTTCAACCCCCTGCATTGAAGAGAAAATGCTTACACGTGATCATGAAGATATTAGAGTTATCGTCCGGGAACATGCGACGGATCACCATGGACATTCCCATAAACATGGGCATGTGCATTCTGCTCCTCag aATTATTCTTCGGTTGCCTGGATGGTCATCATGGGCGACGGATTGCACAATTTCACCGACGGAATGGCGATCGGTGTCGCTTTCGCCAGCGGTATCGCTGGAGGATTCTCGACAACCGTTGCCGTTTTCTGCCACGAGCTGCCTCACGAATTAGGAGATTTCGCGATGTTATTGAAGGCGGGCATGAGTATAAAACAGGCCTTATTCTACAACTTGCTTTCGAGTGGGTTATGCATTTTGGGGAATTTTGTTGGTTTATACTTAG GTAATACTGAATCGGCAAACCAGTGGGTATTCGCAGCTGCAGCGGGCACATTTATTTACATCGCTTTAGTGGATATGATACCGGAACTGAGTTCAGCACACGAAGACGAGGAAAATCTCATTCAGTATTTCTTACATTTGAGCGGCTTGTTAATTGGTGTTGGGATAATGACGTTAATAGCCCTTTATGAgcacgatttaaaaaatttattccatgAATCCGAATAG